The DNA region GGGCACTGTGGCACCTGGACGGACTGCGAGTGGCGGGCGAAGATGAAGCCACGGCTCTTGGGCGCCGGCGGAGCGGGCGCCGCGTCACCTTGCTGTCCGGGAAGACCCTGGAGACCAGGAAGTCCGGTCAAGCCGATGAAACCCTTGTCACCACGTGGTCCCTTCTGTCCATCGGCTCCAGTGTAGCCCACTTCGCCCTGGTCACCACGATATCCGGTCACACCGCGAAGTCCCAGCAATCCCTGGAATCCTGGCTCTCCTATGTCGCCGGGCTCGCCCCTAAAACCTGGCAGACCAGGCTCACCACGGTCTCCCGGACGAACGGATGAGTAGGGGTATGTCACGCCCGGCTGACCCTTGGGTCCCGGAAGTCCGTTAATGCCATCGATTCCGCTCCAGCCGGCGTCGCCAGTGGGTCCTCGAGGTCCTGCGGGACCCACCCTTCCATTTTGTCCCGGACGTCCGGGGAAGCCTTGCTCACCCTTGGCGCCAGTCCAACCCGTCTCACCCTGGTAGCCGACATCTCCGAAGTCTCCCTGCCTGCCCACAATGGCATATCCGGACTCACCACGCTCTCCCTGGCGACCAATGTCTCCCTGCTCTCCCTTGGCTCCAATCAATCCATGTCGTCCATTGTGTCCAGGGGTTCCGGGGTAGCCAATATCGCCACGTGGTCCAGGTGGGCCCACAATCTCGGGCCCACGGTGTCCAATCAAGCCGTGCGCACCATTCTCTCCTGGTGGTCCGGGCGCTCCCTTCTGGCCCTGTCGTCCTGGACGACCCAAGCGTCCATCGAGTCCTGCATCACCTTCGTCTCCCTTCTCCGCCGCTTCGGTGTAGCCCGCTGGTCCTCGGGGTCCCTTGTCACCCTGGAAGCCCTTCACTCCAGCAGCTCCATCGAAGCCAGCCAATCCTGGGAAGCCAATGTCGCCCTGTTCGCCCTTGGCACCCAAAGCTCCGATGAAACCAATTTGTCCTCTCTCACCCTTGGCGCCACGTTCACCCTGAAGACCTCGATCTCCAGTGAGACCGCGATAGATTTCACGATCCTCCACATTCAGAATGCGACCTGGGAATCCCATTTCACCTTCGTCGCCCTGCAGACCTTGATCTCCTTGCAGTCCAACAAGTCCGCGAGGTCCCTGGTCACCGATCTGACCTGGACGTCCATCAAAGCCAACAGCGCCCGCTTCACCCCGGACACCTTTGGGTCCATCGGGACCCACTTCGCCAGTGGCGCCCTTGAGGCCATGAGCTCCATTGCGTCCGCGATAGCCGGCCACTCCCTGGGCTCCAATCTCACCTTGCTGACCCTTTTGGCCAGCCAGACCGCGATCACCACGCTGGCCCTTCAGTCCATAGCGACCGTTGATTCCATTGAGTCCAGCACTGCCTGGCTCTCCCTTCCTACCAGCTGGGCCATCGAAGGCCACGGGCGAATCACCAGTGGGTCCACGCTGACCCTTCTGTCCGGGGGCTCCACGGTAACCAATTGGTCCTGTCAATCCGGCTTCTCCGTCATCACCCTTGATGCCGCTGTAGGCGGCCACGCCCTTGGGTCCCAAACGACCGGGAAATCCGGGAGATCCTGGCTCGCCCTTGGGTCCTGGTAATCCGTTAGTTCCGGGATAGCCATCCGGTCCATCATCACCGGAGAGACCTGAAATAAAGCGGAATCAAAGAAAAGTAGTGGTTTAAATTAACCAAGACAAAGGAACTGCAGTATAACTAAACTAACTAAAATTTTCTAACCgacaaaaaaatcaagaaGGTACCAATTTCTTACCCTAAATTGCAGTAAAAACTGAATGATAACTATCTATTGGTAAGACATGAATGTAAGTACCGTTTGAATTACAAGTGTGTATATTATTGAAGATTGGCGGGTATAACTGTGCTAGTACCACTTGGGAATTATAAGCCCAGAAGTTAAAATAACCATCTTTCTGATAAACGGATTTTTGAATACGGTAAAAACTAGGCAATACATGTTACAAGACCATAATTTAACAGTTTAAGTTGgttaagatatatatatattgcatATATATTGCATATTATCGACCCTATGAcccttaaaaaatgtatgccgGTTCGGAAATTAACAagttaattattaaaaagattactttatagatcaaattaataaaatttaagaacCGTTGGACTTCTAACTTATTCACTTCTTGAAGAACGGGTTGAAACTAGAAGGTAGTCAGGTAGCCTAATCGCTCACCTTTAGGTCCGAACTCGCCGATGGGTCCACGTGGACCGATGTCGCCCTGCCGTCCGTCGTAGCCGATATCTCCCTGATCTCCAATTTCGCCGGTCATGCCGGGAAGTCCGGCGATTCCAGGGCTGCCAGGGTAGCCCTGGAGACCCGGATTGCCAAGGAGACCACGACGACCCGAGAAGCCGGTGTTGCCCTTGACGCCGTTATGCCCATCCTGTCCCTGCAGGCCAACCTCACCCTTCTGGCCCTTGGTGCCGTGCGGAGCCTGACGTCCATTTTGTCCGGGCTCACCCTTGGGTCCGGCTGGTCCAACTAGGTAGTCACCGCGCTGACCCTTGTTGCCAGGCAGGCCGGTTTGTCCTGGTGCGCCATAGGGTCCCTGCTCGCCCTTCGCTCCCTTGGGTCCTGGACGACCGGAGGGTCCATAGGGTCCTGGTATGCCGACATCACCGGGAAGACCCTTGATTCCCGGAAGTCCCGGCACTCCAATCTCTCCCGGAATCACCGCCTGGCCGGGCACACCGCGCTGTCCCTTGTATCCCTTGTTGCCATTCAGACCGGGCTCGCCATCCAAGCCGGGCAGACCGGCAGCTCCCTGCGGTCCATAATCGCCTGTTGGTCCGGGATAGCCCTTGGCACCAAGGGGTCCGGGATAGGACAGGCCAATCAGACCACGGTCACCCACATCTCCCTTGCGTCCATCATCGCCGCGCTCGCCCTTTGCTCCCTGGTCACCGGGCAGGCCGGGATAGCCATCTTCGCCATCGTCTCCTCGATTGTCGTAGATCTCGCCGGGATGGGGATCGCCCTTGACGCCCTTGAAACCAGTGTCTCCATCATCACCGCGCTCACCCTTGCGTCCATTGAGGCCCGGCTCGCCGGTCAAGTAGATCTTGGGCTTGGAGGCGTTGATTCCATCAATGCCGTTCTTTCCATCGCGTCCAGCTAGGCCATCGCGACCCGGGAATCCACTATCACCGAAGTCGCCGCGCTGTCCAGGCTCTCCGCGTTCACCCTGATCGCCAACACGACCATATAGTCCCTTCTCACCCTCCAATCCCTGTTCTCCACGACGTCCGGCGTCGCCATCGTCACCTTTTTCTCCCTCTACGAGTGCGCCGACTGTGAGCACTGCTCCCTTGGCACCCGGTGCTCCAATCTTACCCGGCTCACCGGGAATACCAGCCGTGCCGGGAAGTCCACGGTGGCCAGCCCTTCCGGGGTTTCCAGGCAGTCCCCTTACGCCACGTGCTCCCAGGAGGCCTCGCTCGCCGCGGCTGCCATGACGACCAGGATAACCGGTGTCACCCTCCTGACCACGTGGTCCTCGTGGTCCAGCATTGCAGATGGGGCAGTCGTCACCGCGCAGACCCTTGTCACCGGGCAGGCCACTCAATCCGTTGCGACCATCGTCACCGGGACGTCCGCGGAATCCAGGTGGTCCCTGGGAACCAGGAGGACCAACGATGTTGTAACCCTCGCCGGGCAGACCCTTGTCACCGGGCAGACCGACCTCGCCGCGCTCACCGCGATAGCCATCCTTGCCGGGCAGTCCATTGAGACCAGCCTCGCCCTTGGGTCCCTCCAGATTCTCGCCGGGATCACCGTGTAGTCCATATCGGCCCGGAAGGCCTGCCTCGCCCGTAGGACCCTGGGGTCCCAATGGGCCCATTCGGCCATAGTCACCGCTATCACCTCGCTCACTGCGTCCGGGCGGACCACGATTGCCGCCCAAGCCGGGATCTCCTGACTGGCCAGCCAGACCGATGGGTCCGCGACGTCCTGGTTTGCCCGGCTGACCGGGTGGTCCTCGATCTCCTGGCGCGCCAATGTCTCCCTGCGGTCCAATGGGTCCCGGCAGCGATTCACTCAGACTGGGATCGTAGATTCCGGGTGGGCCAGCGTTTCCCTGGACACCGGGCATGCCGTCGAAGCCATCTTCTCCGCGCTCTCCCTTGCTGCCACCCACTCCATCCAAGCCACTCCATCCGGGCGCACCTTTCACGCCCTTCTCGCCATCCGGACCGGCCACTCCATCCTTGCCGGGCTTACCGCGCTCTCCGGGTGCTCCCTGTTCGCCAAAGGCACCGGGCAGTCCATTGCGTCCCACGGGACCCTGCTCGCCGGTGGGTCCATCTGGTCCCGGATCACCAATGGGTCCAATGAATCCCTTGTAGCCCTTCATTCCCTCATCGGTGGCCTTCAGGGCTGGGGTCAGGCTGTCTCCTGGCTCACCCTTCTGTCCGGGTGGTCCTTCGAGGATGTAGGGAAGAGTGTTTATGTTGCCAGTATCACCCTTGGGTCCCTGGAATCCAGGGTCTCCCTTCTCTCCCGTCTGGCCGGCGAATCCGGTGTCTCCCTTGCTGCCGcgatcgccttcgaatccgGGTGGGCCCCTGGAGCCGGGGGCTCCTGGATCACCCCGATTGCCCTTGGTGCCCTTGGAATTGATGCCGCCCTCGCCGGCCTCTCCGGGAGGACCCTGCTGACCGGGCTTTCCGGGCAAACCACGCACTCCGTTCGTACCAGGCGATCCGATCGTTCCCTGCTCGCCAGGCCTTCCGTCGCAGCCATCGATTCCGCGTGGTCCTTGGGTGCCCGGCTCGCCGCTTGGTCCCTAGATGGTTGGGATAGTATAATATAGTATTGGTATTTTATAGATTATTATTCCAAGTGTGGGTCTTTGCAATTTTTCAAATACAAGTTTGTATTTCATAGcactatattttattttcgatGATTTTTTCAGCTTTTGGAtgatattaaaatattgtatatataaatatagtaaatataaatatattataatatagtattggtattttattttattattccaaGTGTGggtttttgcaatttttcaaATACGAGTTTGTATTTTATAGCACTTCTTTTTTCGACGATTTTTTCCAGCTTTAGGAtgatattaaaatattgtCTAACACTTTTTTATAAAGAACCTAGTATAAACTTAAATGGAATGGAAAAAAATGTTCCAAAGTTAGGACCATTAATTCCTACTACATACTTGTTTaatgtaatataataatattgtcttAAAGGTATATACATATTACTATAAAGATGTGGGGAAAACTGTTCAAATTATAACATTTCAACAGACCTAATGgattaaatatgtttttctaTAATTTACGTTATATCCTATAAATAACTCACCATTATTCCAGGGAAGCCCTTTTCACCTCTAATTCCAATGTCGCCCTGCAAATATATTTGTTAGTCATAAGAGATCAATTAGGAAAATACAGAACGGGTTAAATCTTACGCGATGACCCTTCTCGCCTTGTTCGCCGTACTCGCCCACATCTCCTTTCTCGCCGATGGGTCCAGGTGGTCCGAATGGTCCGTCATCTCCCATAGGACCTTCCAAACCCGCCCGTCCAATGGGTCCTGGAGCACCTTGTCGTCCCTTGATGCCCTTGCAGTCGCATATCGTCGTGTTGCAAATCTGGAATACagataaaaatcattttccagTCAGTCGGTGGAACTAATAGAGTATACCAAGGAATATAGAACTGGTCTTGATTGCCCCTGATTGGAACTCCCGTTTGGGTAATCGAAGATGTCAGAATCAATTCGTTTTATATTCGTTGTGCCAGTCTGTTCTATTTACTCAGCATCACACGCACCaggaaaaattaatttttcaattttatagATATCTAAAATCTCAAGGTATTCAATTTTAAGGTTATCCTATAAACATTTCTTAAACTTTATTTTGACAATGGCCTTAAAATTGATAAGTATCATTAATAATAAGAACTAACATATTAGaacatataaacatttttaatgttaTTATAATGACATAAAGGAACGTATAAAgctaataatattatataatagAATTTGAAATTCTGAAATCCTCCGtctttaaaaattctttatcAAATGACATGATTTTCTCCTTAACGAACTGACCTTCGACTCATAAGTTTCATGCTCGATGGTTTTTGTGCAATTCCTTTCCAAAACATAAGGCAAACGAAATCCCAGCCCGCCGGGATTAGCCAGAAAATCAACAATAATAAGTAGAGCTGCAACATTTTTCAGCTGCAGTTCGCAGCTTTAATTGCACAGTTTCCGTTTGCAATGAGATAATCTTCTATATGAGTACGTTTACTTTTGCCCAGTCAATTGAGCGAGTGCATAGAACACGCTCACTGAAGTTGAAAATGTGAGAAATGTTGGAAATTTTAGAACCCCCGGTTCTCCATCTCCACAGGCACAGCgcatttttaacccatttaatgtgcatttatttataaacaacaAGTGCAATTCGTAAAAAGCGATTATCTGGAATATTTCAAATTGGGAAATCGCTTTGAAATCCCATACATTTGAGGTAGGTTGAAGTTGAAGAAGAACACCTATTTATTGGCGCATTTCTTGCGGCTTCCTCATTGATGTCAGCAGATAAACATCCTTAGTTTTCCACCCGTATTTATAGAATTGACATAATTTCATGTTGGTTAAAAGTCCGAATTTATAGGCCCCCGCCTTCATTAAACGGAATTTCAGTGCTCGTTCAAGTTTTCCTCTGACAGTTCCtccaaaaaacaatttaaaaataaaataaaaagaaaaaactgCACACATGTTGCACGCATGTTTCGAGATTCTTTGCTCgaaatctttaattttttgcatATTAAATTTTGTGTGTTTTATTGTTTGCTGCCTGGAGGAATTAATGTCAAATGTTTGGCAAATTCTGTTTCGGATTTACAAACATCTTTGGACTATGGATGACTAATGGAGAAGATGCAAGCGACATCAAGCAGAGTTCAAAGCCCCGGAACATCCTCAACAGATGAGTTCCCAGAAGTAAATCTGCTCGCAGGAGATCAAACCATCTGTTAACTAAATATTCACATCACCAAATCCCGAAACGAGAACGTTTAAAGGTAAACAAgaagaaagtgaaaaaaaatctgaaaactaggaaaattaaaataagaCTGTTCATTGCGGTGAACCAAAAGATGTTGTTcgtttttccatttttcttCACCGGCAGCGAACAAATGAAAAATCCGAGAAAATGCAgataccaaaataaaatcaagaAATCGGGGGTGCAGGTGCACTAGAAGCAATTGCACTCGATTTCTGGAAATGGGAAGCATACTGTGAGAAACATTCGTACCGCTAGCCCACATATTATAAAGTTCGGCTATTATAATGTGCCATCCCATCTATTTCAATGGGAACTTTCGATCATTTCTTGGTTTCATTCAAGTCttttgtttcacaccacacaTTCTTTCAATCGAAAAGGCTGCAAAAGAAACCAAAAGAAAAAGGTATATATTCAAAGGAGACACCATCGAATTTCATTCAATCAATTGCCAAATCTGAAACTTAAGGAATTCTCCTCGGATaacaaaaaatacgaaataTATGTGGGGATTATGTGTATGTCAAACTGTGGAAATTGTTGCGGTAACACGTTCAAAAGTGACAGCACTGCAATTTCCTTGAACTTGACACTGCAACTGCACATATGCTACATATGTATATGATATATACCCCGTCCATATATGGGCcacttttatttggttttcttttttttttttttttggatggCAATGGCACCACAGCCAGACAGCCAGAAAACGCACCACTAAGTGGCGTCGTCGaggggagaaaccactcgaaaTGGGGGATTTCGATGGCGATGGCTGTTGCACTGTGCTTCTTTCACATACAAGTGTTATAATAATATTCACTCGATTCCGCCGATGTCAGCAAAGGAGGGACGGGGCTGGGAATATTcgcaaaattaataataaaattcctGAATGAGTACGCGTGTCTGGGGGAAAACAGTTCAGCAGGTGTTGGGTATCCCCCTTTATAAGACCATCACTTATATAGATAGACCTTTTTAAAACTAAGATACTACTAGTTGGATAAAATTGTTGCAgttcctttaaaatatttgaaccATTTGATTATTTTAAGATCATTGTAggcttttaaataaaatctttacaatttttaaaagcaTCAGATCCATACCAAATATCTAAAGTTTTATCAAATAAATGTTACACATGAGTTCCTTAAAActtcaaaacattttaagatcACTGTAGgacttaaaataaaatctttaatatttttgaaactATGGGATCTATCCCTAAAACTTAAAGTGAACCATAAGTTCCTTCAAActtcaaaacattttaagatcATTGTAGGAttttagataaaatttttttaagattttgaAAATATCAGATCTATTCCTAacacttaaaataaaacatgaGTTCCTTAAAActtcaaaacattttaacaTCATTGtaggatttaaaaaaaaattctttaaagtTTTTCAAAGTATGAGATCTATCccaaaaaattaaagtaaaCCATGAGTTCCTTAAAACTTCAAAACCTTTTTGACATCGTTGtaggattttaaataaaatctttaCAGTTTTTGAAAGTATGAATAAGTATAAAACAAAgttcaaaacattttaagttcTAAAAGTTTATATGTAGTTCTAAGTTAATTCTTAACATTTAGTTATAAGACCCTAAAAATACAATGTAAAATTAGAAGAAAAgtcttgaaaatattttaaaaaatcaatctTCGGCCTTGACCCCTTAAGAATTCAACCTGTTGCGCCACTGTGAGTGCATCAAAGCGAAAGTCTGACAAAATCGGTGGACTATATATGTAGGTTCAGATGCGATAGTGTGTCAGTGGCGCGCACTTAAGCGCATTTACACATGTTAAAGCCAATTGTCCCAGTTGCCGATATTCCGTCCCGCTCGCTTGTCCAGCCAAGCCAAATGCATGGTTTAAGGTCAGCTCGAGGCCTCCGCACACGGATCCAAAGCCGAGATCTGTTATATCTGGTATATCATGCATCTCTGGCGCGACAATTGGGCACACCCACCCACGCTAATCGCTTGCCGGGCGGAAAGATATAGAACTAATGAGCGGGGCATTCTTCGCCTAAGCGTTATGCATCTGAGAACGTAAGTTTATTGGCCCGACACGTTCTGGATATCTGGATATCTTAACACTGGGGTCCTCAGTATCTGATGACAGTCCTCGGGTGCTAACTTTACGTCTTTCCGCTGAACTGTAAGCGATACTACCCAAAACTCTGACGACCCACAAGACGGACTGCAATTATTCAGGGAATGCAAAGCGCAGCGAAATGTCTTCGAAAGAGATAGAACCACTCGGTGGAAAGAGATGGCCTTACTaaaaagagagagagatgGAAGAGAGCCGTCTGGTAATCTGGGTCTCAAGTTGGTGGCCTGGTGCGCCCGGATGTggcatacaaaaaaaaaataattataattatcagAATGTCGCATATAAATCACAGCTGATAAGACTGGACACATTTTCAAGACGAGAGAGCGGCATCaattaatacatttaaatttggcattaaattatatttcacACACATGCATATATTACAAATAATCAAATGTCACTTTTTCATATGCTTTCTTGAATTCCAAACAGTGGACAAAGGGGTTATCTGTTGCAGACACCAAGACATCAATGTGAGTTCTTTGTTGCCAAGGGACAGTAGGATTATGAGAAGATactctaaaaacaaaaatattttaaatattcaactGTTTTcatgatatatatttataatattattaaaccAGAACTAAATTTAGTTAAGTTCTTTAATTGCCACTCTTTATAAACGAAGATCCTTCTGTGAAGCCAGAACCAAATTTAGTTAAGTTCTTTAATTTCAATCCTCTTTATAAACGAAGATCCTTCTGTGATAAGCCAGCAGATAAAAGGTCATATGAAAACCTTTAGGCTTAAATCTGATTAATGAATAGCTCAAAAAACATTAGCAAAATTTTTAGTAAAAAAGAAGCCAGCCCCATTCTATATATTTGCATCTCAGCTTTAAATACTCAAAATATTATGTTGTTTTAATCCATAAAGCTTTGAAAATAAAGGAAGAACCCCTCCACATATGTTATTTTGAAGCCAAACTTTAACTTCaatcaatggaaaatatttttctagatTTATACTAAGATGCAGATACAATCATCGAGGATCCTTTGGTGCGTCACAACTGACCCAATTCGTCATGTCGGACAACACGCGCCATCAATCAACTGCGTTttcattttcatatttataaGCCCCACGAAATGGAGTGGGAATTttgcaccagcagcagcaacaacaacaaatctGTTGTAAAATGTGCACCATAAACGTTTAGAAAACTACATGCAACCATAAAAGACTGGGATTCGACTTATTGTACAGACCCGGAAATACTAAGTAATTtcttaatattataaaaaacaaaaataattcgTTCAAGAATACTAAAAATTCCAAAAcaaaactaaactaaactaaactaaaTTATTCTTCAAATCGTTATATTCATTATAAACATTAAGAATGTCAAAGAAAATTAATGTTCCCTATAGTAATACtccaatatataaaaacaaaaaataacttCAAACAGTTTGCCGTAAGTGACAATCCATAAAAGTGCTTTATTGACCAGGCAACCTAGTTAAGATCACAAAAGTACCATATTGATGGCAACGCATGAGTCAGAAAAACCCCCCATTTGGGGCACAACTACAGGGTAGCAGTATACAAATCATATATGGGCCAACATATGAGCAGCGTGTGATTGACATGAAAAAGCAAACCCACTCACACTCATATGGAGCATAATATAATGGATGCACATCTGGACGGGCGCACTTGCAGCATGACATCATTTTGCTCCGGCTTGACATCATAACATGTagaaaaagtataaaaaaagaaaagatgCAGGGAAATCTGCACTGCCACTGCCACATGGAGAACACCCACGCACTTTGCAAGTgtgcaaaataattaaaaaatgaaaaaaataataagaaataaaCGCAGTTGGGCCTATTTAAGTGCCCGGTTACGGCATCATCGCACATAATTGTTTGGACACAAGCCTGACAGATGATAACTAATTGCGGTGCACTCAAATTAACATTGAAATTGATGGACAGCGGGCTGTCACAACTGAATATTCGCAACGATCGCCAATAAAGTGGCGATAAGGAAGCGCCAAATGATTGAATTCCCCAGCACCTGTCCTAGAATactgatttctaaattaatcaATTAGACTGATCATCAAGTCAtctataaacaatttttttttgctctttTACCAAAGGATCTAAGCACTCTTTTAGTAATTCTTggtacacagagagaattctgacattctcatctgagttgaaaatgttcttaagaatggaacgacatttttgaagtggaaaatattttcaatgtgCTTGAATCAAGTTTAATTGGCGTTATGTACATTATCTCAACAACTAAACTATTAGTACAGtccatttattaaaaagtgGTTAAATAATCTCAATTTAACTTATCTCCTCTCGCCATTTTGTTCTGAtattaagaacgaatgttcttaatttaagaacaatgtacttgaataTTTCTCTCTCTTATTTCCCTTAAggataaattaattttttattttatttattatttgtcaTATAACTAAAACTACATAGCATAACGTAAGATAAGCctcaacatttttgttttagcAAATACAGTTTTAACTAGTAACTGATATCATAAAGGTAGATTtagtattaaaaaaatatttatacttttgaATACTAGTCAAGTGATAAACCGCCTTAAATTTTTACAAGAATAGGGCGTACACCTAAGTTTTAAAATTCCTCTATGGTTTGAATTTACGTTAATAGATATACAGCTGTAATAAGGAAAAGGGATACCTATCTCTAAAGGTTTATTTCCCGCTTCAAATCAGTACCCAATTAAAGTTCACCCAGTTATAGATcgttttaaaatcatttacCCATTGGTTAACCTTCTAAATGACCAGCAAATAATTCAGACAATCAAAACTTTTGAAAGTTAACCAAGCAAATTAaggcaaatttatttttagccaTGACGCTAGATGTTTGCCGTCTGAAATGGAATCTCAGCAGCGGACATCTATACCATATACGATGtctaaatatatgtatagaaTTTTAGATGCTCTGATGAATATCAATTTCATAAGCCAGTCGGAGCTGATAAGGCGAAAAAAAGAGAACAACGAGCTGCAGTTATGAGACAGATGACTGATAACCCAATTTCACGAGCTCCTACAACACTGGCTCTCATAAATAATCGTTTCAATTTACGAAATTCATTACACAGAGGCAGCTACTAAGTGGCCCCTCCCCATATATCACTCATACGACATGCTGTCCATATCGCAAACTATCGCACATACACAAAGACTTCGCATAATTTCCGCATTCAGTTgcagataaataaataattgagTCAAATTGAAATGCAACTCGCCAAACAATTCTACTCAGGCACGCAAATAAACTTCCACAAGGAGTCCAACAATGAGATGATGATCATTGTTGTCCGGGTTGTTGCTTTTCTTGGGCGGTCTTCAGTTGGATCCCCCCGTCCCATACCCATCCCCATCTCAGAACTTCGATACCCATTTCATTTCCATCCCCATTTGGCCCCGCTCTGTCTGGCCGGCGGTGGTCAGTGATTTATGCCACAACGGGTCAGTTCGGACCAGGATCGGGGCATAAACAAAAACCCAAAGGAATTAAGGCACTACAAAAAAACACCACTGTATCGGGAAATTTAAAATAGGTTGGCATGGTCCAGAAATTAAATCTACTATTCTAATACCAATCCAgctattatatttattaatttaaatcattttttaaatgtaatactCAAAGTCAACATCTTAAAAAATGTA from Drosophila subpulchrella strain 33 F10 #4 breed RU33 chromosome 2L, RU_Dsub_v1.1 Primary Assembly, whole genome shotgun sequence includes:
- the LOC119548769 gene encoding collagen alpha-5(IV) chain, yielding MLPRDLRHLSGLLGAVYLLGSLVSLTVADGKICNTTICDCKGIKGRQGAPGPIGRAGLEGPMGDDGPFGPPGPIGEKGDVGEYGEQGEKGHRGDIGIRGEKGFPGIMGPSGEPGTQGPRGIDGCDGRPGEQGTIGSPGTNGVRGLPGKPGQQGPPGEAGEGGINSKGTKGNRGDPGAPGSRGPPGFEGDRGSKGDTGFAGQTGEKGDPGFQGPKGDTGNINTLPYILEGPPGQKGEPGDSLTPALKATDEGMKGYKGFIGPIGDPGPDGPTGEQGPVGRNGLPGAFGEQGAPGERGKPGKDGVAGPDGEKGVKGAPGWSGLDGVGGSKGERGEDGFDGMPGVQGNAGPPGIYDPSLSESLPGPIGPQGDIGAPGDRGPPGQPGKPGRRGPIGLAGQSGDPGLGGNRGPPGRSERGDSGDYGRMGPLGPQGPTGEAGLPGRYGLHGDPGENLEGPKGEAGLNGLPGKDGYRGERGEVGLPGDKGLPGEGYNIVGPPGSQGPPGFRGRPGDDGRNGLSGLPGDKGLRGDDCPICNAGPRGPRGQEGDTGYPGRHGSRGERGLLGARGVRGLPGNPGRAGHRGLPGTAGIPGEPGKIGAPGAKGAVLTVGALVEGEKGDDGDAGRRGEQGLEGEKGLYGRVGDQGERGEPGQRGDFGDSGFPGRDGLAGRDGKNGIDGINASKPKIYLTGEPGLNGRKGERGDDGDTGFKGVKGDPHPGEIYDNRGDDGEDGYPGLPGDQGAKGERGDDGRKGDVGDRGLIGLSYPGPLGAKGYPGPTGDYGPQGAAGLPGLDGEPGLNGNKGYKGQRGVPGQAVIPGEIGVPGLPGIKGLPGDVGIPGPYGPSGRPGPKGAKGEQGPYGAPGQTGLPGNKGQRGDYLVGPAGPKGEPGQNGRQAPHGTKGQKGEVGLQGQDGHNGVKGNTGFSGRRGLLGNPGLQGYPGSPGIAGLPGMTGEIGDQGDIGYDGRQGDIGPRGPIGEFGPKGLSGDDGPDGYPGTNGLPGPKGEPGSPGFPGRLGPKGVAAYSGIKGDDGEAGLTGPIGYRGAPGQKGQRGPTGDSPVAFDGPAGRKGEPGSAGLNGINGRYGLKGQRGDRGLAGQKGQQGEIGAQGVAGYRGRNGAHGLKGATGEVGPDGPKGVRGEAGAVGFDGRPGQIGDQGPRGLVGLQGDQGLQGDEGEMGFPGRILNVEDREIYRGLTGDRGLQGERGAKGERGQIGFIGALGAKGEQGDIGFPGLAGFDGAAGVKGFQGDKGPRGPAGYTEAAEKGDEGDAGLDGRLGRPGRQGQKGAPGPPGENGAHGLIGHRGPEIVGPPGPRGDIGYPGTPGHNGRHGLIGAKGEQGDIGRQGERGESGYAIVGRQGDFGDVGYQGETGWTGAKGEQGFPGRPGQNGRVGPAGPRGPTGDAGWSGIDGINGLPGPKGQPGVTYPYSSVRPGDRGEPGLPGFRGEPGDIGEPGFQGLLGLRGVTGYRGDQGEVGYTGADGQKGPRGDKGFIGLTGLPGLQGLPGQQGDAAPAPPAPKSRGFIFARHSQSVQVPQCPANTNLLWEGYSLSGNIGSARAVGQDLGQSGSCMQRFTTMPYMMCDLLNVCHYAQNNDDSLWLSTAEPMPMTMTPIEGRDVEKYISRCAVCETTTRVIALHSQSMDIPVCPGGWEEMWNGFSYFMSTLDNVGGVGQNLVSPGSCLEDFRAQPVIECHGHGRCNYYDAIASFWLTVIDETDQFKQPSQVTLKADQTSKISRCTVCRRRGETLVPRNTATHDYRASWSSDSAARPSSQSSTGSSSGRSGWSSGSSAGSPSGASWSSGSSAGRSNPGSNSGWSTGSSAGGSNPGSSSSWSSGSPGRASPGSSWSSGSPGASNPGSYSSWSSGSPGGSNPGSGSGWSSGSAGRTGPGSSWSSGSPAGSYPGADSNADWNSGSGWSTDPRNPAASRNPSSTARRQPNASAPSNYLQGRYQQRQRPSNLETYNEYGRYGGSTRQYNRRTREDTTAP